One Mycobacterium sp. SMC-4 DNA window includes the following coding sequences:
- the aztA gene encoding zinc ABC transporter ATP-binding protein AztA, which yields MKTVFNKVTPVTTPLELRGVDYGYPQTPVFNDLTVALQPRRFSALVGSNGSGKSTLLGLLAGVLRPERGVVEVGTRNIAFAVQRSKVTDDFPITAAEAVMMGRWRHLGLLKRPTRADRAVVDHWLHELGLDDLKRRTLGELSGGQRQRVLLAQAFAQQAPLLLLDEPTTGLDAASAALVTATLHHLADGGTTVIAATHDAQMIETADYCLNLDETAPRGPAGPQLVNDVERKVDHA from the coding sequence ATGAAAACTGTTTTCAACAAGGTGACACCGGTCACCACGCCCCTTGAACTGCGGGGTGTGGATTACGGCTATCCGCAGACGCCGGTCTTCAACGACCTCACCGTGGCCCTGCAGCCGCGGCGATTCAGCGCGCTGGTTGGATCGAACGGATCCGGCAAATCGACGCTGCTCGGCCTGCTCGCGGGGGTGCTACGGCCCGAGCGCGGGGTGGTCGAGGTGGGCACCCGCAACATCGCGTTCGCGGTGCAGCGCAGCAAGGTCACCGACGACTTCCCGATCACAGCCGCCGAAGCGGTGATGATGGGACGCTGGCGCCACCTCGGGCTGCTGAAGCGTCCCACCCGCGCCGACCGCGCCGTGGTCGATCACTGGCTGCACGAACTGGGGCTGGACGATCTGAAGCGCCGCACCTTGGGCGAGCTGTCCGGGGGCCAACGCCAGCGTGTGCTGCTGGCACAGGCTTTCGCGCAACAGGCGCCACTGCTGCTGCTCGACGAGCCCACCACCGGCCTCGATGCGGCCTCGGCGGCGCTGGTGACAGCCACGCTGCACCACCTGGCCGACGGCGGCACCACCGTCATCGCCGCGACCCATGACGCCCAGATGATCGAGACCGCCGACTACTGCCTCAACCTCGACGAGACCGCGCCTCGAGGTCCCGCCGGCCCACAGCTAGTCAATGACGTTGAGCGGAAGGTCGATCACGCTTGA
- the aztB gene encoding zinc ABC transporter permease AztB: MTLAWWTAPFEADVVTRALVAGVIAACLCALVGCWIVLRGSVFLGEAMTHGMLPGVAVAALMGISLMIGGIVAALAMAVGVAAIGRSSKLSSDTGIGLLLVGMLALGVIIVSRSQSFAVDLTAFLFGDVFAVRTVDLAVLAGALVLTLVAIIIGHRAFVAVTFDPRKAATLGLRPHLAIPALTVLMAVAMVASFHVVGTLLVLGLLVAPPATALAWARSIPRVMLLAAAIGSAAVYLGLLISWHAGTAGGATIAGVAVLLFFGSTLIKVLGRKRTLITMVVSRNWKRASVAAASLCLLAGCAGGDTSPEAQEPAGTDGDEVVVEGAREVDGALTRLVLVDPETGDTAVYDAVDEAETSVGSFGPVESIAGDGRFAYLRTGQNTTIVDAGAWTFDHGDHYHYFASDIGEVGTLDAPVTSVGASNSTVAVHTGDGVELLDREKLGQRSVEAPANLSVGDDVAAVVPYGSRLVTVSQTGRMQVVDDAGATDIAGECPDPSWSQPTRRAVVFGCATGAVRVTGGSGDLTVTAMPFPADAPPQRPQQLDHRDRADVFAGLSDGTVWVLDSRQRAWTVIPVPDAVATNTAGDGTVLVLHRDGTLSSHDVNTRTETTRVALFAEAIPTAGPQPVIDIDSDRAYINNAGAREVYEVDYGDDLRLARTLSTEVSPGLMVETGR; this comes from the coding sequence ATGACGTTGGCTTGGTGGACTGCGCCGTTCGAGGCGGACGTGGTCACCAGAGCTCTGGTCGCCGGTGTGATCGCCGCGTGTCTGTGCGCCCTGGTTGGTTGCTGGATTGTGTTGCGCGGCAGTGTTTTTCTCGGCGAAGCCATGACACACGGCATGCTGCCCGGCGTTGCAGTGGCCGCACTGATGGGTATCAGCCTGATGATCGGCGGCATTGTCGCAGCACTGGCCATGGCTGTCGGCGTGGCGGCCATCGGGCGCTCCTCCAAACTGTCCTCGGACACCGGTATCGGCCTGCTTCTGGTGGGCATGCTTGCCCTGGGCGTCATCATCGTCTCGCGCTCACAGAGTTTCGCGGTCGACCTGACTGCGTTCCTCTTCGGTGACGTCTTCGCGGTGCGGACTGTGGACCTGGCGGTGCTCGCCGGCGCGTTGGTGTTGACGTTGGTGGCCATCATCATCGGCCACCGTGCGTTCGTCGCCGTCACCTTCGACCCGCGCAAGGCCGCCACGCTCGGACTGCGGCCGCACCTGGCCATCCCGGCGCTGACCGTGCTGATGGCGGTGGCGATGGTGGCGTCGTTTCACGTGGTCGGCACCCTGCTGGTGCTGGGGTTGCTGGTCGCGCCGCCGGCGACCGCACTGGCATGGGCGCGCTCGATTCCCAGGGTGATGCTGCTGGCCGCGGCCATCGGTTCGGCGGCGGTTTACCTGGGACTGCTGATCTCCTGGCACGCCGGCACCGCCGGCGGGGCCACCATCGCCGGCGTGGCTGTGCTGCTGTTCTTCGGTTCAACTCTCATCAAAGTGCTGGGCAGAAAGCGGACGTTGATCACCATGGTCGTCTCGAGGAACTGGAAACGCGCTTCGGTAGCGGCGGCGTCGCTGTGCCTGCTGGCCGGGTGCGCCGGCGGCGACACCTCGCCCGAGGCGCAGGAGCCGGCGGGCACGGATGGCGACGAGGTGGTGGTGGAAGGTGCGCGCGAGGTCGACGGCGCGCTGACGAGGCTGGTGCTGGTCGATCCGGAAACCGGGGACACCGCGGTCTATGACGCGGTGGACGAAGCCGAGACCAGTGTGGGTTCGTTCGGGCCCGTCGAATCGATCGCCGGTGACGGTCGGTTCGCTTACCTGCGCACGGGTCAGAACACCACCATCGTCGACGCCGGCGCCTGGACCTTCGATCACGGCGATCACTATCACTACTTCGCCAGCGACATCGGTGAAGTCGGCACCCTCGACGCACCGGTGACCTCGGTGGGTGCCAGTAATTCCACGGTGGCTGTCCACACCGGCGACGGCGTGGAACTGCTCGACCGGGAGAAGCTGGGCCAGCGCTCGGTCGAGGCTCCGGCCAACCTCAGCGTCGGCGACGACGTCGCCGCCGTGGTGCCCTACGGCAGCCGGCTGGTCACCGTGTCGCAGACCGGACGGATGCAGGTTGTCGACGACGCCGGTGCCACCGACATCGCCGGTGAATGCCCCGACCCCTCCTGGTCGCAGCCGACTCGCCGCGCCGTCGTCTTCGGTTGCGCCACCGGCGCGGTGCGGGTGACGGGCGGCAGTGGTGACCTGACAGTCACCGCGATGCCGTTCCCTGCCGACGCGCCGCCACAGCGCCCGCAGCAACTGGACCACCGCGACCGCGCGGACGTGTTCGCCGGATTGTCCGACGGTACGGTCTGGGTACTGGACAGCCGGCAACGGGCGTGGACGGTCATTCCGGTCCCCGACGCGGTGGCCACCAACACCGCCGGAGACGGAACCGTCCTGGTATTGCACCGCGACGGCACACTGAGTTCCCATGACGTCAACACCCGCACCGAGACCACCCGGGTAGCGCTGTTCGCCGAGGCGATTCCCACCGCCGGCCCGCAACCGGTGATCGATATCGACTCCGACCGGGCGTACATCAACAATGCTGGCGCGCGCGAGGTGTACGAGGTGGACTACGGCGACGACCTGCGCCTTGCCCGCACCTTGAGCACCGAAGTCAGTCCGGGCCTGATGGTGGAGACCGGGCGGTGA